From Halobacteriovorax sp. HLS, the proteins below share one genomic window:
- a CDS encoding type IV pilus twitching motility protein PilT, which translates to MAFSPQNFAGLIKVAVQHKASDVHLRTGESPGLRINGDLVPVQSKPFSYEDISDIIRILLPSKQSDLNIDEIDELDGGVEIKNLCRLRYNIFRYNSQLGIVLRIVKLSVPSIDDLNLPSVIKTISSNRRGLVLVTGATGSGKSTTLAAMINEINAQRPCHIITLEDPIEYVHQSNKARISQRQIGKDTENFSTGLRGALRQDPDIILIGEMRDPETIAIALKAAETGHLVLSTVHTTNATTTIGRIISMFPPEEQPEIRKRLAENLRATISQRMLRADTESKVAIAQEIMISTPGIRECIRGEEPLSRMLSIIKEGKGKSGNESQSFDQHIMDLYNDRIITKEQALASVESESDFLQQLDFE; encoded by the coding sequence ATGGCATTTTCGCCTCAAAACTTTGCAGGATTAATCAAAGTTGCAGTACAACATAAAGCAAGTGACGTTCATCTCAGAACTGGTGAATCTCCCGGACTGAGAATCAATGGCGACCTAGTCCCTGTACAATCAAAACCATTTAGCTATGAAGACATATCTGATATTATAAGAATTCTACTTCCAAGCAAGCAAAGTGACCTAAATATTGATGAAATTGATGAACTTGACGGCGGTGTTGAGATCAAAAACCTTTGTCGTTTAAGATACAATATATTTAGATATAACAGTCAACTTGGAATTGTTCTAAGAATTGTAAAGTTATCTGTTCCTTCAATAGATGACTTGAATCTTCCTTCAGTAATTAAAACTATAAGCTCAAATAGAAGAGGTTTAGTTTTAGTAACAGGTGCAACAGGATCGGGTAAGAGTACAACTCTAGCAGCAATGATTAACGAGATTAATGCACAAAGACCTTGTCATATAATTACTCTAGAAGACCCTATCGAATACGTACATCAAAGTAATAAAGCGAGAATTTCTCAAAGACAAATTGGTAAAGATACTGAGAATTTTTCAACTGGCCTTAGAGGAGCTCTAAGACAGGACCCAGACATCATTCTAATTGGTGAAATGAGAGACCCTGAAACTATTGCCATTGCTCTAAAGGCAGCGGAAACAGGTCACCTTGTTTTATCAACAGTACATACAACTAATGCTACGACGACAATTGGAAGAATCATCTCGATGTTTCCACCAGAAGAACAACCTGAAATCAGAAAACGTCTCGCGGAGAACTTGAGAGCAACAATCTCTCAAAGAATGCTTAGGGCCGATACGGAATCAAAAGTTGCAATTGCTCAAGAAATCATGATTTCAACTCCAGGTATTAGAGAATGTATTCGTGGAGAAGAGCCGTTGAGTAGAATGTTAAGTATTATTAAAGAAGGTAAAGGGAAAAGTGGAAATGAGTCTCAGAGCTTTGATCAACATATTATGGATCTTTATAACGATAGGATTATTACTAAAGAACAGGCGCTTGCTTCAGTAGAGTCGGAGTCAGACTT